In Clostridium omnivorum, the DNA window TTCACAGCTTTTCGGTGTAAAAAAAGGAACCTATACAGGAGCGGAAGCAGATAGAGTTGGATTAATAGAAAAGGCTGACGGAGGAATACTTTTTCTTGATGAGGTACACAGGCTTCCACCAGAAGGACAAGAAATATTGTTTACTTTCCTAGATACCGGCTGTTTTAGACGAATGGGTGATTTTGAAACAAGAAAATCGGATGTGCTTATAGTTTCTGCTACTACTGAAGACCCAAATTCGTCACTTTTAAAAACCTTCGTCAGAAGAATACCTATGATGATTAAAATTCCATCCTTAAAAGAAAGATCTCTAGAGGAAAGGCTTTATATGGTTAGAAGCTTTTTTAAGCAAGAGAGTGTGCGTCTTAACAAGGATATCTATGTATCATTAAACACTATAAGAGCATTTTTGTCTTATGACTGTCCTAATAATATAGGTCAGCTAAAAAGTGATGTACAGCTGATCTGCGCAAAAGCCTATTCTGAATTACTAACAAATATTAAGTCTGATGTAAGAATAAATAGTTCTAACCTTCCGCTGTATATAAAGGAAGGACTTTATAAGGAAAAGGAACATAGAGTTCTTTGGAATAAACTAGTGGGAGAAGAGATAGAGTATTTCAAGTTCTCAAACTCTATTGAATTTAATAATGAAGAAGCTTATAGCAAGAGAAATAGTATATATGAAATAATAGAGCATAAGCTTGAAAACTTGAAAGCTCAAGGCATATCAGATATAGCTATAGAAAACATTTTAGAAAAAGATATAATACGATATTTTGACAAGAATATTAGCGGAGTATCTGAGGAAGTAACTAAAAGAAATCTGCTCAGTATTATAGATGAGCATACCCTAGACTGCATAGATAAAGTCATCTACTATATGGCTTCTGAGTTAAAAAGAAACTTTAGTAATAATATATACACTGCTTTGGCCCTTCATATAAACACTCTTATTAACAGGGTTCACAGCAACGAATCAATTACTAATCCTAAACTAGACAAAATAAAAGAGCTATATCCTAAGGAATTTAATATAGCACTTAAAGGAAAGGAAATTATAGAAAAGTATATACATCACTCTATACCAGAGGATGAAGCTGCTTATTTAACTATCTTCCTTCTTCCCGAAGAGCATAGAACTAATAAAAATGATGATAAAGTAAAAGTTATATTAATTGCACATGGGGATTCTACCGCAACCTCAATGGCGGATGTTGCAAATAAACTTTTGGGTGAAACCTATGTTATTGGCATAAATGCGCCTATTGACGTAAAACCTTCTATAGTTTTAGATGAACTAAGAAAATTAGTAGCTGAGGATACAAGTGCTGGAGATTACCTTTTACTTGTTGACATGGGTTCTCTTACTACCTTCGCAGATACAATAGTCAAGGAATTTAATATTAAGGCAAAAGTAATACCTCTTGTGTCAACCCTTCATGTGCTTGAAGCAGCTAGAAAGGCTTTACTGGGTCTTCCTTTAGATGACATTTACAGAGAAGTACTTGCCGTAAATTCATACTTTGAAGCGAACCGTACCTTAAAAGAGCCAATTATAGATAATGACAAAAAGAAGGTTGTAATAGTCACCGCCTGTCTTACTGGTGAAGGTGGTTCTGTGGCATTGAAAAGCTTCCTGAATAATAATCTAAAATATGATAAAGACATATTTGAAATAGTTGCTCTTAATTGTTTAGATAAAAATTATTTCAAACAGAGACTGGCAAAAATTCAAGAAGATAAAGAAATCTTGTTTATAGTTACTTCCTTCCCTATTGATATAGATATAAAGCAGTACAGCATGTACGACGTAGTAAACATGAGAGTAATAAATGAACTGCAAGAAAGCATAGATATAAAAACTACCTTAATAAAAATGCCTTTAATATTAAAAGAAAATATAGTTAATGTAGATGGAATCGAACTATATAACGACCTATCTTACACTTTAGACAGATTAGAAAACAAATTATCCATCAAACTAAAAAATGAAAAGCTAATTGGATTAACTCTTCATCTTGCCTTTATGATAAGCAAGCTCATATCTGGTGATAGCTTAATTGAGTATCCTGAAAAGAAGGATTTTA includes these proteins:
- a CDS encoding sigma 54-interacting transcriptional regulator, whose protein sequence is MNKKDLIYNKLLELNDDKGIDAQTLAPLLNMTRANVSHELNTLCKEGKVQKSSGRPVLFFISNTKNSISKESKLDELAKHNISLKKAIEQIKAAILYPPKGLPSLLLGDTGVGKSMIASLMYDYAVEMKVKSENSPFIVFNCADYSNNPQLLTSQLFGVKKGTYTGAEADRVGLIEKADGGILFLDEVHRLPPEGQEILFTFLDTGCFRRMGDFETRKSDVLIVSATTEDPNSSLLKTFVRRIPMMIKIPSLKERSLEERLYMVRSFFKQESVRLNKDIYVSLNTIRAFLSYDCPNNIGQLKSDVQLICAKAYSELLTNIKSDVRINSSNLPLYIKEGLYKEKEHRVLWNKLVGEEIEYFKFSNSIEFNNEEAYSKRNSIYEIIEHKLENLKAQGISDIAIENILEKDIIRYFDKNISGVSEEVTKRNLLSIIDEHTLDCIDKVIYYMASELKRNFSNNIYTALALHINTLINRVHSNESITNPKLDKIKELYPKEFNIALKGKEIIEKYIHHSIPEDEAAYLTIFLLPEEHRTNKNDDKVKVILIAHGDSTATSMADVANKLLGETYVIGINAPIDVKPSIVLDELRKLVAEDTSAGDYLLLVDMGSLTTFADTIVKEFNIKAKVIPLVSTLHVLEAARKALLGLPLDDIYREVLAVNSYFEANRTLKEPIIDNDKKKVVIVTACLTGEGGSVALKSFLNNNLKYDKDIFEIVALNCLDKNYFKQRLAKIQEDKEILFIVTSFPIDIDIKQYSMYDVVNMRVINELQESIDIKTTLIKMPLILKENIVNVDGIELYNDLSYTLDRLENKLSIKLKNEKLIGLTLHLAFMISKLISGDSLIEYPEKKDFIAENLKLYTLVKECFIFLCSKYSAEISDDEICYVMKFFLD